A region from the Saccharomonospora azurea NA-128 genome encodes:
- a CDS encoding alpha/beta hydrolase — protein MDPELEAFIPLFPQADLSDPVTARRHFAELAAAVPKPDTTGMEVRDLVVPADPEVAVRIYRPHAATGAIVWLHGGGFVMGDVHTEHPWAARLADLAGAVVVSVDYRLAPENPFPAALDDAYAALVWTADNAAELGVDPQRIGVGGHSSGGGIAAAVALRARDEGGPHLCFQLLNQPGLDDRQRTWSARTFTDTPWMNRDKAAAMWRHYLGGRPASPYAAPARAEDLSGLPPAYVATAELCPNRDEDIDYAVRLLQAGVSVELHQWAGTFHGSQAILSAAVSQRQITELAAALGRALAE, from the coding sequence ATGGATCCCGAACTGGAAGCGTTCATTCCGCTGTTTCCCCAGGCAGACCTGTCCGATCCCGTGACCGCGCGGCGGCACTTCGCGGAGCTGGCCGCTGCGGTGCCGAAACCCGACACCACGGGCATGGAGGTGCGCGACCTCGTCGTGCCCGCCGATCCCGAGGTGGCGGTGCGGATCTACCGCCCGCACGCGGCGACGGGGGCGATCGTCTGGCTGCACGGCGGCGGGTTCGTCATGGGCGACGTGCACACCGAGCACCCGTGGGCGGCCCGGTTGGCCGACCTCGCCGGTGCCGTGGTGGTGTCGGTGGACTACCGGCTCGCGCCCGAGAACCCGTTCCCCGCCGCTCTCGACGACGCCTACGCCGCTCTGGTCTGGACCGCGGACAACGCGGCCGAGCTGGGCGTCGACCCGCAGCGCATCGGCGTCGGCGGCCACAGCTCCGGAGGAGGCATCGCGGCCGCGGTGGCGTTGCGGGCACGAGACGAAGGCGGACCGCACCTCTGCTTCCAACTGCTCAACCAGCCCGGGCTCGACGACCGGCAGCGGACGTGGTCGGCGCGCACCTTCACCGACACACCGTGGATGAACCGCGACAAGGCCGCCGCGATGTGGAGGCACTACCTCGGGGGCCGTCCCGCCTCGCCGTATGCGGCGCCGGCGCGGGCCGAGGACTTGTCGGGGCTGCCGCCCGCCTACGTCGCCACCGCGGAGCTCTGCCCGAACCGGGACGAGGACATCGACTACGCCGTGCGGCTGTTGCAGGCGGGCGTGTCGGTCGAACTGCACCAGTGGGCAGGCACCTTCCACGGGTCGCAGGCCATTCTCTCCGCCGCGGTGTCGCAGCGGCAGATCACCGAGCTCGCCGCGGCACTCGGCCGAGCTCTGGCGGAGTGA
- a CDS encoding TetR/AcrR family transcriptional regulator produces MTDVERPRREKAGSRSSAKQRLLDAAAECFYAHGVNGTGIDTITAAAGVAKMSLYNNFASKDALVLAYLEARHEEWLDLYRRRLASAQDARAAIAAVFDAYLDHAESAYAHGFRGCGLLNAAAELPAGAPGREVVRRHKEEVAELLAAHVAELTGRSAAQVSALADQLAFLLEGAMARAGLEGDSRLLRRARDLALRTVDASIAEQR; encoded by the coding sequence ATGACCGATGTCGAACGACCCCGCCGGGAGAAGGCGGGGTCGCGCAGCTCGGCGAAACAGCGACTGCTGGACGCCGCGGCCGAATGCTTCTACGCCCACGGGGTCAACGGAACCGGCATCGACACCATCACCGCCGCGGCCGGGGTCGCGAAGATGAGCCTCTACAACAACTTCGCGTCGAAGGACGCCCTCGTGCTGGCCTATCTGGAGGCCCGGCACGAGGAGTGGCTCGACCTCTACCGCCGCCGACTGGCCTCGGCCCAGGATGCGCGGGCGGCGATCGCCGCCGTCTTCGACGCCTACCTCGACCACGCCGAATCGGCGTACGCGCACGGCTTCCGCGGGTGCGGGCTGCTCAACGCGGCGGCCGAACTGCCCGCGGGCGCACCGGGGCGCGAGGTCGTCCGTCGCCACAAAGAAGAGGTAGCGGAGCTGTTGGCCGCGCACGTCGCGGAGCTGACGGGCCGGTCCGCTGCCCAGGTCTCCGCGCTGGCGGACCAGCTCGCGTTCCTCCTGGAGGGCGCCATGGCCCGGGCGGGCCTGGAAGGCGACTCCCGACTCCTGCGCCGCGCTCGCGACCTCGCGCTGCGCACCGTGGACGCCTCGATCGCCGAGCAGCGGTGA
- a CDS encoding haloacid dehalogenase type II: protein MNLADYDVLSFDCYGTLIDWETGIAAVLTPWAKEAGLDLTPEDLLATYAEHESQAARELPAALYSTILAEAFRRTGAQLGASVSDEWAQRLGDSVPDWPAFDDSADALASLARDYKLVILSNVHRAGFAGSNKRLGVEFDRIITAEDVKAYKPAPNHFEALDEVLKEMGIPRERLLHVAQSLFHDHVPARRHGLPSVWINRRHDRPGWGATPEPAEEYSYALEFPDLKSFAQAAREAKSGDGD from the coding sequence GTGAACCTCGCTGACTACGACGTGTTGAGCTTCGACTGCTACGGCACGCTCATCGACTGGGAGACCGGCATCGCCGCGGTCCTCACACCGTGGGCGAAGGAGGCCGGTCTGGACCTCACCCCCGAGGACCTGCTCGCCACCTACGCCGAGCACGAGTCGCAGGCCGCGCGCGAGCTGCCCGCAGCCCTCTACTCGACGATCCTCGCCGAGGCGTTCCGCCGCACCGGGGCCCAGCTCGGCGCGTCCGTGAGCGACGAGTGGGCGCAGCGCCTGGGCGACTCGGTGCCCGACTGGCCCGCCTTCGACGACTCGGCCGACGCGCTCGCCTCGCTCGCCCGCGACTACAAACTGGTCATCCTGTCCAACGTGCACCGCGCGGGGTTCGCCGGTTCGAACAAGCGCCTGGGTGTGGAGTTCGACCGCATCATCACCGCCGAGGATGTCAAGGCGTACAAGCCGGCGCCGAACCACTTCGAGGCGCTCGACGAGGTGCTGAAGGAGATGGGAATTCCGCGTGAGCGGCTGCTGCACGTCGCTCAGAGCCTCTTCCACGACCACGTGCCCGCGCGGCGGCACGGCCTGCCGTCGGTGTGGATCAACCGTCGGCACGACCGCCCGGGCTGGGGAGCCACGCCGGAACCCGCCGAGGAGTACTCCTACGCACTCGAATTCCCGGACTTGAAGTCCTTCGCGCAGGCGGCGCGGGAGGCGAAGAGCGGCGACGGCGACTGA
- a CDS encoding acyltransferase family protein: MSVPSPSRATDAPVTTGPRKFRPELQGLRAMAVLLVVVYHVWLNRVSGGVDVFFVISGFLITGQLYRASSRGRIDFRRMWGRMLTRLLPAALTVLAVTMAVAVLLLPEHRWSLTAWEVIASALFYENWQLVATSADYFAQHSAASLTQHFWSLSIQGQFYLVWPLLVALVAWLARRAGWTLHRSLVTAMAVAFVLSLAFSVWLTIENQPLAYFHSATRVWEFALGGLTALLIDSVRVPRLVRIVCGWVGVVALVTCGLVLQVGTEFPGYVALWPTLAAVLVLVAGATDSKIGADRFLSAKPLVRLGNLSYALYLWHWPFLLFFLITADKESLSLGEGALVIAGSLVLAALTYRFVEQPARSARLATATPWGGYRLALLALVPVLLASGTWQVVTAQRASFTVAEGEKETLGAPVLDTRAPLVDAARPVVPPFAALPDQFDSFPEEECVYSPKNEDLRICTVDPPGEPVRRIVVTGDSHSQQYIAALRPIVERRGWQIISMGKGGCPFTTNGVDEECRAWNTAVREEILEMQPDAVVTMATRDVRVGLKEWTPPGYVEQWQAMDAAGIPVVAIRDSPRYDFEPSECVQKHSAHDPQCSGRRAELLSPRPPYLDAPGVPPSVSFLDFSDYFCNAETCPPVIGNVLVYMDNNHVTATYLETMSPMVEERLVEVLGWEDDVVGGHGE; the protein is encoded by the coding sequence GTGTCCGTTCCGTCTCCCTCGCGTGCGACCGATGCCCCGGTGACGACGGGGCCACGCAAGTTCCGACCCGAACTGCAGGGTCTGCGCGCCATGGCGGTGCTGCTCGTGGTCGTGTACCACGTGTGGCTCAACCGGGTCTCCGGTGGTGTGGACGTGTTCTTCGTGATCAGCGGCTTCCTGATCACGGGACAGCTCTACCGGGCGAGCTCGCGGGGCCGGATCGACTTCCGCCGCATGTGGGGCCGGATGCTCACCCGCCTGCTTCCGGCGGCGCTGACGGTGCTGGCGGTGACGATGGCGGTGGCCGTGCTGCTGCTGCCGGAACACCGGTGGTCGCTGACGGCCTGGGAAGTCATCGCGTCGGCGTTGTTCTACGAGAACTGGCAGCTGGTCGCCACCTCGGCCGACTACTTCGCGCAACACTCCGCGGCCAGCCTGACCCAGCACTTCTGGTCGTTGTCGATCCAGGGCCAGTTCTACCTGGTGTGGCCGTTGCTGGTGGCCCTCGTCGCGTGGCTCGCGCGCCGGGCGGGGTGGACGCTGCACCGGTCGCTGGTGACGGCGATGGCCGTGGCGTTCGTCCTCTCGCTGGCGTTCTCGGTGTGGCTGACGATCGAGAACCAGCCGCTCGCGTACTTCCACTCGGCCACCCGGGTGTGGGAGTTCGCGCTGGGCGGGTTGACGGCCCTGTTGATCGACTCGGTGCGAGTGCCGCGGCTCGTTCGCATCGTGTGCGGGTGGGTCGGCGTCGTCGCGCTCGTGACCTGCGGCCTGGTGCTGCAGGTCGGCACGGAGTTCCCCGGTTACGTCGCGCTGTGGCCGACGCTGGCCGCGGTGTTGGTGCTGGTCGCGGGCGCCACCGACAGCAAGATCGGCGCCGACCGCTTCCTGTCGGCGAAGCCGCTGGTGCGCCTGGGCAACCTGAGCTACGCGCTGTACCTGTGGCACTGGCCGTTCCTGCTGTTCTTCCTCATCACCGCCGACAAGGAGAGCCTCAGCCTCGGCGAGGGCGCGCTGGTAATCGCCGGGTCGCTCGTTCTCGCGGCGCTCACGTACCGGTTCGTGGAGCAGCCGGCCCGCTCCGCCCGTCTGGCCACGGCAACCCCCTGGGGTGGGTACCGCCTGGCACTGTTGGCGCTGGTGCCCGTGCTGCTGGCGTCGGGGACCTGGCAGGTCGTCACGGCGCAGCGCGCGTCGTTCACGGTGGCCGAAGGAGAGAAGGAGACCCTCGGGGCGCCGGTGCTCGACACCCGCGCGCCGCTCGTGGACGCCGCGAGGCCCGTCGTCCCGCCGTTCGCCGCCCTGCCCGACCAGTTCGACAGCTTCCCCGAGGAGGAGTGCGTCTACTCGCCGAAGAACGAGGACCTGCGGATCTGCACGGTGGACCCGCCGGGTGAGCCGGTGCGGCGCATCGTCGTGACGGGCGACTCCCACTCCCAGCAGTACATCGCCGCGCTGCGGCCGATCGTCGAACGCCGCGGTTGGCAGATCATCTCCATGGGCAAGGGCGGGTGCCCGTTCACCACCAACGGCGTCGACGAGGAATGCCGCGCGTGGAACACCGCCGTCCGCGAGGAGATCCTGGAGATGCAGCCGGACGCCGTCGTCACGATGGCCACCCGTGACGTGCGGGTGGGGTTGAAGGAATGGACACCTCCCGGCTACGTCGAGCAGTGGCAGGCCATGGATGCCGCCGGAATCCCGGTGGTGGCGATCCGCGACAGCCCCCGCTACGACTTCGAGCCCTCCGAATGCGTGCAGAAGCACAGCGCGCACGACCCCCAGTGCTCGGGTCGGCGGGCGGAACTGCTGTCGCCGCGCCCCCCGTACCTCGACGCGCCGGGCGTGCCGCCGTCCGTGTCGTTCCTCGACTTCAGTGACTACTTCTGCAACGCCGAGACCTGCCCGCCGGTGATCGGCAACGTGCTCGTGTACATGGACAACAACCACGTCACCGCCACCTACCTGGAGACGATGTCGCCGATGGTGGAGGAGCGACTTGTGGAGGTCCTGGGCTGGGAGGACGACGTCGTGGGCGGCCACGGCGAGTGA
- a CDS encoding phosphotransferase enzyme family protein, whose amino-acid sequence MSRRPDAPAADRVGRLLSEHYSLDVRDVVAVGDGADRAASVWQATGHDGRAYAVKLTTGGCPAGLVLADRLALARPGATPRPVHTAAGALWATVAGARLSVTEWVDGRSAADVGLSERQWIEYGRVLAALHGLPVAGEPARRVPRETFDPGHWVDCFDRVDARLADVAAGDDLVTHLVATWNGRRSDLRVVRDRTVRLGRSLATRAAPTARVCCHADAHLGNVVVTGPESVALLDFDDAVLAPPERDLMFVLGGGVWAEELIDERQQDAFLRGYGSRTPDRQLLAYYRGLRTLEDVADPATVVLDVSAPREDRAANLGYVTATVAAGALLDQALRSE is encoded by the coding sequence GTGAGCCGTCGCCCGGACGCACCCGCCGCCGACCGTGTGGGGCGCCTGCTGAGCGAGCACTACTCGCTCGACGTGCGTGACGTCGTCGCGGTCGGCGACGGCGCCGACCGGGCCGCGTCGGTGTGGCAGGCGACCGGTCACGACGGCCGCGCGTACGCGGTGAAGTTGACGACCGGGGGCTGCCCGGCGGGGCTCGTGCTCGCCGACCGGCTCGCCCTCGCGCGCCCCGGAGCGACCCCTCGGCCGGTGCACACGGCGGCGGGAGCGCTGTGGGCCACCGTGGCCGGGGCCCGATTGTCGGTGACGGAGTGGGTCGACGGGCGCAGCGCCGCGGACGTCGGGTTGAGCGAACGGCAGTGGATCGAGTACGGCCGGGTCCTGGCCGCCCTGCACGGACTGCCCGTCGCGGGTGAGCCGGCCCGACGGGTGCCGCGCGAGACCTTCGATCCGGGGCACTGGGTCGACTGTTTCGACCGCGTCGACGCCCGGCTCGCCGACGTGGCCGCCGGCGACGACCTGGTCACGCACCTCGTCGCGACCTGGAACGGGCGGCGGTCCGACCTGCGCGTGGTGCGCGACCGGACGGTACGGCTGGGGCGGTCGCTGGCGACGCGCGCCGCCCCGACGGCGCGGGTCTGCTGCCACGCCGACGCGCATCTCGGCAACGTCGTCGTCACGGGCCCCGAGTCGGTCGCGCTGCTCGACTTCGACGACGCCGTGCTCGCCCCGCCGGAGCGGGACCTCATGTTCGTGCTCGGCGGCGGGGTGTGGGCCGAGGAGCTGATCGACGAGCGGCAGCAGGACGCTTTCCTCCGTGGGTACGGCTCGCGCACGCCCGATCGGCAGCTGCTCGCCTACTACCGTGGCCTGCGCACGCTCGAAGACGTCGCCGACCCGGCCACGGTGGTGCTCGACGTGTCCGCACCCCGTGAGGACCGGGCCGCCAACCTCGGTTACGTCACCGCGACGGTGGCTGCCGGCGCGCTGCTCGACCAGGCACTCCGCAGCGAGTGA
- a CDS encoding tyrosine-protein phosphatase: MTRDRELAWDGCVNARDLGGLGTIKHGAVVRMEAPLRLSERGWAAAWAHGVRTVVDLRNTDEIAPGRTPAPPGITTVRAPLDPVGTPFHERWTRIDRLSSPLYFPALLAEHPELVVSAVRAVATAAPGCVVFHCAGGKDRTGLLALVLLTLAGATPAEIVADYLLTYERMKRTYEELGVRDQLTAVTELLSEHGTTIERSLTSTIASLNMPDFLLDNGLSEAELDALLTRLTG, from the coding sequence ATGACACGGGACAGGGAACTCGCGTGGGACGGCTGCGTCAACGCTCGCGACCTCGGTGGCCTGGGGACGATCAAGCACGGTGCGGTGGTCCGTATGGAAGCACCCCTGCGCCTGAGCGAGCGTGGGTGGGCGGCGGCGTGGGCCCACGGTGTGCGCACCGTCGTCGACCTCCGGAACACCGACGAGATCGCGCCGGGTCGGACTCCGGCGCCGCCGGGCATCACCACCGTGCGGGCGCCTCTCGACCCCGTCGGCACCCCCTTCCACGAGCGCTGGACGCGGATCGACAGGCTCAGCTCGCCGCTGTACTTCCCGGCGCTGCTGGCCGAGCACCCGGAGCTGGTGGTCAGCGCGGTGCGGGCCGTCGCCACCGCCGCACCGGGCTGCGTGGTGTTCCACTGCGCGGGAGGCAAGGACCGCACCGGACTGCTCGCCCTGGTGCTGCTCACACTGGCCGGAGCGACGCCGGCCGAGATCGTCGCCGACTACCTGCTCACCTACGAGCGGATGAAACGGACGTACGAGGAACTCGGCGTTCGCGACCAGCTCACCGCGGTGACCGAACTCCTCTCGGAACACGGCACCACCATCGAGCGCTCCCTGACGTCGACGATCGCGTCGTTGAACATGCCGGACTTCCTCCTCGACAACGGCCTGTCCGAGGCCGAACTCGACGCTCTCCTCACCCGGCTGACCGGGTGA
- a CDS encoding MarR family winged helix-turn-helix transcriptional regulator, producing MTRWLTESEQRAWRRYLTMNAQLTARLARQLQTESGLSLPDFEVLVQLTDQPEPRMRIGELATALQWEKSRLSHHLARMQKRGLVCREDCPSDARGAFVVLTDQGRDAIENAAPGHVDTVRELVFDQLTPEQVEAWASITEQVLWSLQETAQPPGRPPVAPNPHAG from the coding sequence GTGACACGATGGTTGACCGAATCCGAACAACGCGCCTGGCGCCGCTACCTGACGATGAATGCTCAGCTGACGGCCCGCCTGGCTCGCCAACTCCAAACCGAATCCGGGCTGTCCCTGCCCGACTTCGAAGTGCTCGTCCAACTCACCGACCAGCCCGAACCCCGGATGCGCATAGGTGAACTCGCCACGGCGCTCCAATGGGAGAAGAGCAGGCTCTCGCACCACCTCGCCCGCATGCAGAAGCGCGGGCTCGTCTGCCGCGAGGACTGCCCCAGCGACGCCCGCGGAGCCTTCGTGGTGCTCACCGACCAGGGCCGCGACGCGATCGAGAACGCCGCGCCCGGCCACGTCGACACCGTGCGTGAGCTGGTGTTCGACCAGCTGACCCCGGAGCAGGTCGAGGCCTGGGCCTCGATCACCGAGCAGGTGCTGTGGAGCCTGCAGGAGACGGCCCAGCCACCCGGTAGACCCCCAGTGGCCCCCAACCCGCACGCCGGGTGA
- a CDS encoding YceI family protein, whose product MTANVDYGQLTGTYTIDPSHSRIGFVARHAMVTKVRGAFNEFEGTAKVNGENPADSSVEIVIKAASIDTRNADRDGHLRSNDFLAMDEYPEITFKSTEIKQTGDDAFAVTGDLTVRGVTRQVTIPLTFEGQATDPFGNVRVGFEGSTSISRKDFGVTWNAALETGGVLVSDKIDLEFEISAIKQN is encoded by the coding sequence ATGACCGCCAACGTGGACTACGGCCAGCTGACCGGCACCTACACCATCGACCCCTCACACAGCCGTATCGGTTTTGTGGCCCGCCACGCCATGGTCACCAAGGTGCGCGGCGCGTTCAACGAGTTCGAGGGTACCGCCAAGGTGAACGGCGAGAACCCCGCCGACTCGTCGGTGGAAATCGTCATCAAGGCCGCCAGCATCGACACCCGCAACGCCGACCGCGACGGCCACCTGCGCAGCAACGACTTCCTCGCGATGGACGAGTACCCGGAGATCACGTTCAAGTCGACCGAGATCAAGCAGACCGGCGACGACGCTTTCGCCGTCACCGGCGACCTCACCGTCCGGGGCGTCACGCGCCAGGTCACCATCCCCCTGACGTTCGAGGGCCAGGCCACCGACCCGTTCGGCAACGTGCGTGTCGGGTTCGAGGGCTCGACCAGCATCTCCCGCAAGGACTTCGGCGTGACCTGGAACGCCGCCCTGGAGACCGGCGGTGTCCTGGTCAGTGACAAGATCGACCTCGAGTTCGAGATCTCGGCCATCAAGCAGAACTGA
- a CDS encoding ring-cleaving dioxygenase, translating to MTLASNGLHHVTAIAGDPQANADFYLRTLGLRLVKTTVNFDSPNVYHLYYGDEQGQPGSLLTFFPFGKVAAGRRGHGQATTTAFSVPAESIGWWRGHLEQAGTDVGEVVERDGEATLTFHDPDGLELMLVAHEQDDPRAPWDNGVVPAEHGVRGLHSVTLCTADEPGTVTTLEELGLRLVGQHGPRLRFAAGDGEPGALVDVVVDAGAPRGLVAGGTVHHVAFRAPDDDTQQRWRDELVDRGEDVTEIRDRQYFRSIYFRERGGTLLEIATDQPGFTADEPLLELGRALKLPPWLEPDREQIENGLPSLSVPGENNPGVVEEAGA from the coding sequence ATGACACTCGCAAGCAACGGCTTGCACCACGTCACGGCCATCGCCGGAGACCCGCAGGCGAACGCGGACTTCTACCTGCGCACGCTCGGGCTCCGGCTGGTCAAGACGACGGTGAACTTCGACTCGCCGAACGTCTACCACCTCTACTACGGGGACGAGCAGGGGCAGCCGGGCAGCCTGCTGACCTTCTTCCCCTTCGGGAAGGTGGCGGCGGGACGACGCGGGCACGGCCAGGCCACCACGACGGCGTTCTCCGTGCCCGCCGAGTCGATCGGCTGGTGGCGCGGGCACCTGGAGCAGGCCGGCACGGACGTGGGCGAGGTCGTCGAGCGGGACGGGGAGGCAACCCTGACCTTCCACGACCCCGACGGCCTGGAACTGATGCTGGTCGCCCACGAGCAGGACGACCCCCGGGCGCCGTGGGACAACGGCGTCGTGCCCGCGGAGCACGGGGTGCGCGGACTGCACTCGGTCACGTTGTGCACGGCCGACGAGCCGGGCACCGTGACGACCTTGGAAGAGCTGGGGTTGCGGCTGGTCGGACAGCACGGACCCCGGCTCCGGTTCGCCGCGGGCGACGGTGAACCCGGTGCGCTGGTGGACGTGGTCGTCGACGCGGGCGCGCCCCGAGGTCTCGTCGCGGGCGGGACGGTGCACCACGTCGCCTTCCGCGCACCGGACGACGACACCCAGCAACGGTGGCGCGACGAACTCGTCGATCGGGGCGAGGACGTCACCGAGATCCGCGACCGCCAGTACTTCCGGTCGATCTACTTCCGCGAACGCGGTGGAACGCTGCTGGAGATCGCGACCGACCAGCCCGGTTTCACCGCCGACGAGCCGCTGCTGGAGCTCGGCCGGGCGTTGAAGCTCCCGCCGTGGCTGGAACCGGACCGCGAGCAGATCGAGAACGGTCTGCCCTCGCTGTCCGTGCCGGGGGAGAACAACCCAGGCGTCGTCGAGGAAGCCGGAGCCTGA
- a CDS encoding FtsX-like permease family protein, with product MIRDLMLGLRLAVGGGRISGQALLRLAMTTLGVAMAVTVLLAAASVPTLVSAQEEREAGQAPSVVPEPGVDPLYQLDWFIDAGADYVQATVVAPSGDHTPVPPGLDRIPGPGEVILSPAAAEFLASPEGRVAQERIDGTVVGEVGQAGLVTANDVVVYVGAPLETLRTAENVDRVYGFGGADSLPGDSFGVLTAALVGPLVVVFLLPLLIFVTTASRMGAAQRERRLAALRLLGVSSRQVRRVAAAESLLGALVGLLVGGALFAVLRPLIGRIELFDTRFFPEDFTPTLLGIAAIAVLVPALAVGAAVFGLRRVVVEPLGVVRQARPRRRRMGWRWSIAGLGAALMLSTLFVEQRAHADLVGVVLAAGSTLLLISVVALLPWAVEKLVNRLRGGSPAWQLAVRRLQLDSGTASRVVSGLVVVLAGAILVQTLIGTVSTGQPRGSQWQPTPALAAELRLPAEHVTEARRLLADTVTSTDVHQIQEAVLESVDGSGSGAFVRIGDCAALATLAEVGSCADGDVFVVGLDGSPADRHAGERMRFVTYTTDEPEYGPTWTVPGDVQGLPSEKANRLVAGEVLTTPGALRGVELPDAAHTLYVMADGDRAGMYEAVAAAISPLKWNVSMSPGPGMFEAERLEEVAGTMTGLLLTASLFVLAVAALSLLLVSIEQIVERRRPLAALSASGVPLSVLARSALWQNTVPVAVGVLLAVGAGLGVTLPTVRYIGLDIQLDAGLLGTVCGAAVLTVLVSTVLSLPLLRQATRLETLRSE from the coding sequence ATGATCCGCGACCTGATGCTGGGGCTCCGGTTGGCCGTCGGGGGCGGCCGGATCTCCGGGCAGGCTCTGCTGCGACTGGCCATGACCACGCTGGGGGTGGCCATGGCCGTCACGGTGTTGCTGGCAGCAGCGTCGGTGCCCACCCTCGTCAGCGCGCAGGAAGAGCGCGAGGCCGGGCAGGCGCCGTCGGTCGTGCCGGAACCGGGTGTCGACCCGCTGTACCAGCTCGACTGGTTCATCGACGCCGGTGCGGACTACGTCCAGGCGACCGTGGTCGCGCCGAGCGGGGACCACACCCCGGTACCCCCCGGTCTCGACCGCATCCCGGGTCCGGGCGAGGTGATCCTCTCCCCCGCCGCCGCGGAGTTCCTGGCCTCGCCCGAGGGACGGGTCGCACAGGAACGCATCGACGGCACAGTGGTCGGCGAGGTCGGTCAGGCGGGCCTGGTGACCGCCAACGACGTCGTCGTCTACGTCGGCGCACCCCTGGAGACATTGCGGACCGCGGAGAACGTGGATCGGGTCTACGGCTTCGGAGGAGCCGACTCCCTCCCCGGCGACAGCTTCGGTGTCCTCACGGCGGCTCTCGTCGGACCGCTCGTGGTCGTCTTCCTGCTGCCTTTGCTGATCTTCGTGACCACGGCATCCCGCATGGGCGCCGCGCAACGGGAGCGGCGACTCGCGGCGTTGCGGCTACTGGGCGTCAGCAGTCGTCAGGTTCGCCGAGTCGCCGCGGCGGAGTCGCTGCTCGGTGCGCTCGTCGGCCTGCTCGTCGGAGGCGCGCTGTTCGCGGTGCTGCGTCCCCTGATCGGCCGGATCGAGCTGTTCGACACGCGGTTCTTCCCCGAGGACTTCACCCCGACCCTGCTCGGGATCGCGGCGATCGCGGTGCTCGTGCCCGCACTGGCCGTCGGTGCGGCTGTCTTCGGGCTGCGCCGCGTCGTGGTCGAGCCGCTCGGTGTGGTGCGTCAGGCACGGCCCCGGCGCAGGAGGATGGGCTGGCGCTGGTCCATCGCCGGGCTCGGTGCGGCGCTGATGCTGTCGACCTTGTTCGTGGAGCAACGAGCCCACGCCGACCTCGTCGGCGTCGTCCTGGCCGCCGGCAGTACCCTGCTGCTGATCAGCGTCGTGGCCCTGCTGCCCTGGGCGGTCGAGAAGCTGGTGAACCGGTTGCGCGGCGGCTCCCCCGCGTGGCAGCTGGCCGTCCGCAGGCTGCAGCTCGACAGCGGAACCGCGAGCCGGGTCGTGTCCGGGCTGGTGGTCGTGCTGGCCGGAGCCATCCTCGTCCAGACCCTGATCGGGACCGTCAGCACGGGACAACCTCGGGGCAGCCAGTGGCAACCGACCCCGGCGCTGGCCGCCGAACTGCGGCTGCCCGCTGAGCACGTGACCGAAGCGCGCCGCCTGCTCGCCGACACCGTGACGAGCACCGACGTCCACCAGATCCAGGAAGCCGTGCTGGAATCGGTCGACGGCTCCGGTTCGGGAGCGTTCGTGAGGATCGGTGACTGTGCGGCGCTGGCGACGCTCGCGGAGGTCGGCTCGTGCGCCGACGGTGACGTGTTCGTCGTGGGCCTCGACGGCTCCCCCGCCGATCGGCACGCCGGTGAGCGGATGCGCTTCGTCACCTACACGACCGACGAGCCGGAGTACGGTCCGACGTGGACCGTGCCCGGCGACGTCCAGGGTCTTCCCTCGGAGAAGGCGAACCGCCTGGTCGCCGGAGAGGTCCTGACGACGCCCGGGGCCCTTCGTGGCGTTGAGCTACCGGACGCGGCCCACACGCTCTACGTGATGGCCGACGGTGACCGTGCGGGCATGTACGAGGCGGTGGCCGCCGCGATCAGCCCGCTGAAGTGGAACGTCAGCATGTCCCCGGGGCCGGGCATGTTCGAAGCCGAGCGCCTGGAGGAGGTGGCGGGCACGATGACGGGCCTGCTGCTCACCGCATCGCTGTTCGTGCTGGCGGTGGCCGCGTTGTCACTGCTGTTGGTGTCGATCGAGCAGATCGTGGAGCGGCGCCGCCCGCTGGCGGCCCTGTCCGCGTCGGGTGTTCCGCTGTCGGTGCTGGCTCGCAGCGCCCTGTGGCAGAACACCGTTCCCGTCGCGGTCGGCGTCCTGCTGGCCGTGGGCGCCGGACTGGGCGTCACGCTGCCGACCGTGCGCTACATCGGCCTGGACATCCAGCTGGACGCCGGCCTCCTCGGGACGGTGTGTGGGGCCGCCGTCCTGACGGTGCTGGTCTCGACCGTGCTCAGCCTGCCGTTGCTTCGCCAGGCGACCCGCCTGGAGACGTTGCGCTCCGAGTGA